A window of Cryptomeria japonica chromosome 3, Sugi_1.0, whole genome shotgun sequence contains these coding sequences:
- the LOC131053320 gene encoding uncharacterized protein LOC131053320: KQKRRAEARWIVCQSHLSHGWDIVFLLPCDSFGPEFIIRQGNFHSLFGTSNEIKGDVEIVLLVSRFLQLPEPLTGKVWTLEDFEAYPTLLVMFICNHCPFVIHLKRDIVKLANDYDRKGLATVAISSNSIVTYPQMVQILWLRKLRFFIIHFHIFMMR; this comes from the exons AAGCAAAAACGCAGAGCTGAAGCGCGGTGGATAGTTTGTCAATCACACTTATCTCATGGTTGGGACATCGTTTTCTTGCTGCCATGTGACAGTTTTGGGCCAGAGTTTATAATTAGACAAGGCAATTTTCACTCATTGTTTGGGACAAGCAATGAAATAAAAGGGGACGTGGAAATTGTTTTATTAGTTAGCAGGTTTTTGCAGCTTCCAGAGCCTTTGACTGGAAAGGTGTGGACATTGGAAGATTTCGAAGCATACCCTACTCTACTG GTGATGTTCATATGTAATCACTGTCCTTTTGTTATTCACTTGAAGCGAGACATTGTAAAACTTGCCAATGATTATGACCGA AAAGGGCTTGCAACTGTAGCCATCTCATCCAATTCAATTGTTACTTACCCCCAG ATGGTCCAGATTTTATGGCTGAGGAAGCTAAGATTTTTTATTATCCATTTCCATATCTTTATGATGAGGTGA